In Methanomicrobium antiquum, one DNA window encodes the following:
- a CDS encoding Rid family detoxifying hydrolase: MESEKRFFLIIIVFLCGIIVGFCIFALSPLSFNDLKNDGKIKYIYTEDVPKPIGPYSQGVLCNGFFYTAGQIGILPSGEIISSDLSDQTIQVMKNLKAVLASEGLSFSDVLSVKIYLTDVEGFDVVNSIYGSYFPSNAPARSVIEVSSLPGGAKIEIDMIAVQN, from the coding sequence ATGGAAAGTGAAAAAAGATTTTTTTTAATTATAATTGTATTTCTCTGTGGAATTATTGTTGGATTCTGCATATTTGCATTATCTCCTTTAAGTTTTAATGATTTGAAAAATGATGGCAAAATAAAATATATCTATACTGAGGATGTACCAAAACCTATCGGCCCTTACAGTCAGGGGGTATTATGCAACGGCTTTTTCTATACTGCAGGACAGATTGGAATTTTACCCTCCGGAGAAATAATATCTTCAGATCTTTCAGATCAGACAATTCAGGTTATGAAAAATTTAAAAGCAGTTCTGGCATCTGAGGGTCTTTCATTCTCAGATGTTTTGTCTGTTAAGATATATCTTACAGATGTTGAAGGATTTGATGTTGTTAATTCAATATATGGGAGTTATTTCCCTTCAAATGCACCTGCAAGATCTGTAATTGAAGTCTCCTCTCTTCCTGGCGGCGCAAAAATAGAGATAGATATGATAGCAGTGCAGAATTGA
- a CDS encoding ABC transporter ATP-binding protein, whose amino-acid sequence MNAVLAENLVKSFGDVRAVDNVSLTIKEGEIFGFLGPNGAGKTTTIRMITGVLIPDFGDVKIFGTDIHKDPITSKLNMGIIPENGTVYADLTALQNVLLTAKFYGMKKNEREMRANEVLENLGLSERKNSLVRSFSKGMRQRVAIAAAIVHSPKLLILDEPTTGLDVYSRRLVIDTVREMNSKASTILLTTHNIEEANALCSKVAVINKGKIAAVESPEKLKKTFDTSGYVEVSFDRNVSEEVFSYQGIEKAEKWGDKWRIYSDDPDRTVKFLSALAEREKLKFVGISTSNPSLEEAFVKLTEED is encoded by the coding sequence ATGAACGCAGTTTTGGCTGAAAATCTTGTAAAATCATTTGGAGATGTAAGAGCGGTTGACAACGTCAGTCTGACAATAAAGGAAGGAGAGATCTTTGGATTTTTAGGGCCAAACGGTGCGGGAAAGACTACGACAATCAGAATGATAACAGGAGTTTTAATTCCGGATTTTGGAGATGTGAAAATATTCGGGACTGACATCCACAAAGATCCCATAACCTCCAAGCTTAATATGGGAATAATCCCGGAAAACGGAACTGTATATGCTGATTTAACCGCTCTTCAGAATGTGTTGCTGACAGCTAAGTTCTATGGGATGAAAAAGAATGAGCGGGAAATGCGGGCAAATGAGGTTTTGGAAAACCTTGGGCTTTCTGAGAGGAAAAATTCTCTTGTCCGGTCTTTTTCAAAAGGAATGCGCCAGAGAGTTGCGATTGCGGCCGCAATTGTCCATTCACCGAAACTTTTGATTCTTGATGAGCCTACAACCGGTCTTGATGTTTACAGCAGAAGGCTTGTTATTGATACTGTAAGGGAGATGAACAGTAAGGCAAGCACAATTCTTCTGACAACTCATAATATAGAAGAGGCAAATGCATTATGTTCTAAAGTTGCCGTGATAAACAAAGGAAAGATTGCCGCTGTAGAAAGTCCTGAAAAGCTTAAAAAAACCTTTGATACATCCGGATATGTCGAGGTTTCGTTTGACAGAAATGTTTCAGAAGAGGTATTCTCATATCAGGGAATTGAAAAAGCCGAAAAATGGGGGGATAAGTGGCGAATCTATTCAGACGATCCTGACAGGACTGTTAAATTTTTGTCAGCGCTTGCAGAGCGTGAAAAATTAAAGTTTGTTGGAATTTCAACCTCAAACCCCTCACTTGAAGAGGCTTTTGTAAAACTCACAGAGGAGGACTGA
- a CDS encoding NAD(P)/FAD-dependent oxidoreductase, whose amino-acid sequence MHKEGLKIKEKIEGAIVQRDRETYAVVPRSPAGIVTPENLENIVKTVRKYNIPIIKMTSGQRMALVGIKEEDIDKVKTDLGMPIGEATAPCLHYVQTCPGTAVCKLGNQDSLGLGLEMEELYQKMDLHAKLKMGVSGCPRCCGESYMRDIGVFGSGKGWTVIFGGNSGGRPRIGDVIAKDLTKDEVLDLTKRLLEYYKANGKPGERTARFMERVGMERLKSELFPTIPYLPLR is encoded by the coding sequence ATTCATAAGGAGGGATTAAAAATTAAAGAAAAGATTGAAGGAGCAATTGTTCAGAGAGACAGAGAAACATACGCTGTTGTTCCAAGAAGTCCGGCAGGAATTGTTACACCTGAAAACCTTGAAAACATTGTAAAAACGGTTCGTAAATACAACATTCCCATTATAAAAATGACATCAGGCCAGAGAATGGCGCTTGTCGGAATAAAAGAGGAGGATATTGACAAAGTAAAAACTGATCTTGGGATGCCAATCGGAGAGGCGACAGCGCCATGCCTTCACTATGTTCAGACATGCCCCGGCACTGCAGTATGTAAACTTGGAAACCAGGACTCCCTTGGACTTGGCCTTGAGATGGAAGAGCTTTATCAGAAGATGGACCTGCACGCCAAATTAAAAATGGGCGTTTCCGGATGCCCCAGGTGTTGTGGTGAAAGCTATATGAGAGATATCGGTGTTTTTGGATCAGGTAAGGGCTGGACAGTGATTTTTGGCGGAAATTCCGGCGGAAGACCAAGAATAGGAGATGTGATTGCAAAAGACTTAACAAAAGATGAGGTTTTGGACTTAACAAAAAGACTTCTTGAATACTACAAAGCAAACGGAAAACCAGGAGAGAGGACTGCACGCTTCATGGAAAGAGTTGGAATGGAGAGATTAAAAAGCGAACTTTTCCCGACAATTCCATATCTTCCGCTTAGATAA
- a CDS encoding ABC transporter permease: MNFSVFLHSILIVAEKNMRIYYFKGPVMVFGLLFPFLMFTAFFIGRSLDIKAFFPGFLGMMLFFTASSVGPLITPWEKREKTYERLISLPVILESIIAGDILAGAVFGFAISTVVFLICMIFIDLLVVDVIVLIIAMLLGSIAFAALGTLLASPTTDNPSNIMMLSSLIRLPLIFVSGIFIPLGDLSGWLFVLSSLSPLTYLVDLLNGAFGNSAFYPAWFDILVILAVIFVFVLLTKVIQRRNLVRGV; the protein is encoded by the coding sequence ATGAACTTTTCAGTTTTTTTGCACAGCATCCTTATCGTTGCAGAAAAAAACATGCGTATTTACTACTTCAAAGGGCCTGTAATGGTATTTGGGCTTTTGTTTCCGTTTCTTATGTTTACAGCATTCTTCATAGGACGTTCCCTTGACATTAAGGCTTTCTTTCCGGGATTTTTGGGGATGATGCTCTTTTTTACGGCATCCTCTGTCGGCCCTCTTATCACTCCGTGGGAGAAGCGTGAAAAAACATATGAAAGGCTGATATCTCTTCCGGTAATTCTGGAAAGCATAATTGCAGGAGACATTTTGGCAGGTGCAGTCTTTGGTTTTGCAATCTCAACAGTTGTATTTCTGATATGCATGATATTTATTGATCTTTTGGTTGTGGATGTAATCGTGCTTATAATTGCCATGCTTCTTGGTTCTATCGCCTTTGCAGCGCTTGGGACACTTCTTGCATCGCCAACAACAGACAATCCGTCAAACATAATGATGCTCTCAAGTCTCATCCGGCTTCCGCTTATCTTTGTATCCGGAATATTCATACCTTTAGGCGATCTGTCAGGCTGGCTTTTTGTTTTATCTTCCTTATCTCCGCTTACATATCTTGTGGATCTCTTAAACGGTGCCTTTGGAAACAGTGCATTTTATCCTGCATGGTTTGATATTTTAGTGATTCTTGCTGTGATTTTTGTATTTGTTCTTCTGACAAAGGTCATCCAGAGAAGAAATCTTGTCAGGGGTGTCTGA
- a CDS encoding adenosylhomocysteinase: protein MNTGELKMSWARQYMPVLGEIRKRFEADKPLSDTKIAMALHVEAKTAVLVETLAAGGAEVYITGCNPLSTQDDVAQALNSVNGVHCFAKRACSVEEYYGGIDKVLDANPTVTIDDGMDLIHRLHTERRELLDNITGGCEETTTGIHRLRSMAADGKLEFPVIAVNDTPMKRCFDNVHGTGESALSAVMITTNTLIGGKWFVVAGYGYCGRGLAKMAHGLGAKVIVTEIDPRRALEAHMDGYHVMTMDEAAKTGDIFVTTTGNTSIITGRHFPLMKDGAILSNAGHFNVEIDIPWLEANKEGFEQRDGIDTYVIKGKKISVLAEGRLVNLAVPKGMGHPVEVMDLSFALQALCSEYIKNEGQKLSGGVYEVPNEIDITVASLKLSSLDVSIDKLTEYQEKYMTSWDIGT, encoded by the coding sequence TTGAATACAGGCGAACTTAAAATGAGCTGGGCCAGGCAGTATATGCCTGTTCTTGGCGAAATCAGAAAAAGATTTGAGGCTGATAAGCCGTTATCGGATACAAAAATTGCAATGGCGCTTCATGTCGAGGCAAAAACAGCGGTACTTGTCGAGACTCTTGCTGCAGGAGGCGCTGAAGTATATATCACCGGATGTAACCCTCTTTCAACACAGGATGACGTTGCACAGGCCTTAAATTCTGTAAATGGCGTTCACTGCTTTGCAAAGCGTGCATGTAGTGTTGAGGAGTATTACGGTGGAATCGATAAGGTTTTAGACGCAAATCCGACTGTGACAATCGATGACGGAATGGACTTAATTCACCGCCTTCACACCGAAAGACGCGAGCTTTTGGACAATATCACCGGCGGGTGCGAAGAGACGACAACAGGTATTCACCGCCTTCGCTCGATGGCGGCTGATGGGAAGCTCGAATTTCCGGTAATTGCCGTTAATGACACTCCTATGAAACGCTGTTTTGATAATGTCCATGGTACAGGCGAGAGCGCTCTTTCAGCAGTTATGATTACGACCAACACTTTAATTGGTGGAAAATGGTTTGTTGTTGCAGGATACGGTTACTGCGGACGTGGTCTTGCAAAGATGGCTCATGGTCTTGGCGCAAAGGTAATTGTCACTGAGATTGACCCAAGGCGTGCACTTGAGGCTCATATGGACGGCTATCATGTAATGACAATGGATGAGGCGGCAAAGACTGGAGATATTTTTGTAACAACTACCGGAAATACATCTATTATTACAGGCAGGCATTTCCCTCTTATGAAGGACGGTGCAATTTTGTCAAACGCAGGGCACTTTAATGTCGAAATTGACATCCCGTGGCTTGAGGCAAACAAGGAAGGCTTTGAACAGCGTGACGGAATTGACACATACGTGATTAAGGGTAAGAAAATAAGCGTTTTGGCAGAAGGCCGCCTTGTAAACCTTGCCGTTCCCAAAGGTATGGGTCATCCGGTTGAGGTCATGGATTTATCATTTGCACTTCAGGCATTATGTTCTGAATACATCAAAAACGAAGGCCAAAAGCTCTCCGGCGGTGTGTATGAGGTGCCAAATGAGATTGATATTACGGTTGCTTCATTAAAGCTTTCATCTCTTGATGTTTCGATTGACAAATTAACCGAATACCAGGAGAAATACATGACCAGCTGGGATATCGGAACTTAA
- a CDS encoding class I SAM-dependent methyltransferase, with amino-acid sequence MTKYKTKNEKETEDRICRFSPLHVKMLDNSFRRYLLNPKKILQGYVKPGMNVIDIGCGPGVLTREIVKFSGAKGTVTACDVQEEMIEYARKKLCGIDNFGRIKWHVCSSDSLDLGNESCFDFALSFFMVHEVPDMNCLFREVFNLLKPGGIYLIAEPAFHVSKEAFYRTVKAAEICGFITAEMKKFSMGHLAVFEKPENFGENSFQGEN; translated from the coding sequence ATGACTAAATATAAAACAAAAAATGAAAAAGAAACTGAGGATAGAATCTGCAGGTTTTCCCCCCTGCATGTAAAAATGCTTGACAACAGTTTTAGAAGATATCTCTTAAACCCCAAAAAAATACTGCAAGGCTATGTGAAGCCGGGCATGAACGTAATTGATATCGGATGCGGACCTGGGGTTTTGACTCGTGAAATAGTAAAGTTCTCAGGTGCAAAAGGAACAGTTACTGCCTGTGATGTACAGGAGGAGATGATTGAATATGCCAGAAAAAAACTTTGTGGAATTGATAATTTCGGCAGGATAAAATGGCATGTGTGCAGTTCTGATTCGCTTGATCTTGGAAATGAGAGTTGTTTTGATTTTGCTCTCTCTTTTTTCATGGTTCATGAGGTTCCTGATATGAACTGTCTGTTCAGAGAGGTTTTTAATCTTTTAAAGCCCGGCGGAATATACCTTATTGCAGAACCTGCCTTTCATGTAAGTAAAGAGGCATTTTATCGTACTGTAAAAGCGGCGGAAATATGCGGATTTATAACAGCAGAGATGAAAAAATTCTCGATGGGCCACCTGGCTGTTTTTGAAAAACCTGAAAATTTTGGTGAAAATAGTTTTCAGGGGGAAAATTGA
- a CDS encoding DUF6293 family protein, translating to MGYRNLNEYTESAKYSQLNKNYLEPLRKKEFIEIKGKGRAARIFITEDGKNILKFLPK from the coding sequence CTGGGATATCGGAACTTAAATGAATATACAGAATCTGCCAAATATTCACAGCTGAATAAAAATTATCTTGAACCACTTCGTAAAAAAGAATTCATCGAAATTAAAGGAAAAGGGAGAGCTGCACGAATTTTTATCACAGAAGATGGAAAAAATATATTAAAATTCCTACCTAAGTAA
- a CDS encoding glycosyltransferase produces MTRYSLTIIIPTFNEIENIENIIIAVSGVLKNSGIEGEILVVDDDSKDGTVDCVRELLKTHPELSLIVRPDDHGLSQSVVEGFQKAKADIIQVIDADFSHPVELIPKFYSAIKDEGYDVCIGSRYTKGGDIENWPIKRRIISLGATVFGRVLFPEITDPVSGFFAIKKEVVYDADLKPRGYKILMEVLGKGRWENFKEIPFTFRDREEGESKLKFSTILDYIGQCTDIGVYAFRHRETNVWKEWKKVIKFGFVGISGIFVNTGILFALTEYIGFYYLVSAIFAIEASIITNFLLNDYWTFDGGNNSRMAKKWKRFVSFQVVSVLGVVINLAVLFILTEFIGLWYILSNIAGIFVAFIWNFFINRNFTWRRG; encoded by the coding sequence ATGACCCGATATTCTCTTACAATAATCATCCCTACTTTTAACGAGATAGAAAATATTGAAAATATAATCATTGCTGTATCCGGTGTTTTGAAAAACAGCGGGATTGAAGGGGAAATTCTTGTTGTTGATGACGATTCAAAGGATGGAACAGTAGATTGTGTAAGAGAACTTTTAAAGACTCATCCTGAACTTTCACTTATAGTAAGGCCTGATGATCACGGTCTTTCACAATCTGTTGTTGAAGGCTTTCAAAAGGCAAAAGCGGATATTATCCAGGTTATAGATGCAGATTTTTCTCATCCGGTTGAACTCATCCCTAAATTTTATAGTGCGATAAAAGATGAAGGATATGATGTCTGTATTGGAAGCAGGTACACAAAAGGCGGGGATATTGAAAACTGGCCAATAAAACGCCGGATTATATCACTTGGTGCAACAGTTTTTGGAAGAGTTTTGTTTCCGGAGATAACTGATCCGGTAAGCGGTTTTTTTGCAATAAAAAAGGAAGTTGTATATGATGCTGACTTAAAACCCCGCGGGTACAAGATTTTGATGGAGGTTTTGGGGAAAGGCAGATGGGAAAATTTTAAAGAAATTCCTTTCACTTTCAGGGACAGGGAAGAGGGGGAGAGCAAACTTAAATTTTCAACAATTCTTGATTATATTGGCCAGTGTACTGACATAGGGGTGTATGCATTCAGGCACAGGGAGACCAATGTCTGGAAGGAATGGAAAAAAGTAATTAAATTTGGATTTGTTGGAATCTCCGGCATTTTTGTGAATACCGGAATTTTGTTTGCACTGACTGAATATATAGGCTTTTATTACCTTGTTTCTGCAATCTTTGCCATTGAAGCGTCTATAATTACAAATTTCCTACTTAATGACTACTGGACGTTTGATGGTGGAAATAATAGTCGGATGGCTAAAAAATGGAAGAGATTTGTATCGTTTCAGGTTGTCTCGGTGCTTGGTGTTGTGATAAATCTGGCTGTTTTGTTCATTCTCACTGAATTTATTGGTTTATGGTATATTTTGTCCAATATTGCCGGAATATTTGTTGCTTTTATATGGAATTTCTTTATCAACAGGAATTTTACGTGGCGGAGAGGATAA
- a CDS encoding Fic family protein, protein MKLPLIPEYSIEDAKKAWEYADTFDVIDAVFKYNKKYLHWEELKYRELPADPLYIWILMKAFRKRDMKYLTFDTIDLKYDLLDDFLEKLHFLDKSAAGSISSGLDSISRDRDQFIINSLMEEAIASSQIEGATVTRKIAKRMLREKRKPVNKDERMILNNYITMKEIIKIKNQDLTPELILKIHTTITSDTLDDPKDEGRLRDNNEIRVFDLRGNILHTPPDFKLIEELIEKFCEFANSDDEQFIHPVIKGIILHFLIGYIHPFNDGNGRCARSIFYWYLLRKDYWLFKYMAVSRAIKDSKGQYKMAYQYTESDENDLTYFIRYNLAAVKTAVDNILKYIEKKQRESIQGLKILQDSDGLNLRQAEIIKSLIKSPDKPITIKEIIETYHVAYATARNDLFHLEKSGYLLKQKSGKEYIFIFRGLKKE, encoded by the coding sequence ATGAAACTCCCTCTAATTCCTGAATATTCCATTGAAGATGCAAAAAAGGCATGGGAATATGCTGATACATTTGATGTAATTGATGCCGTTTTCAAATACAATAAAAAATATCTCCACTGGGAAGAGCTAAAATACCGTGAACTTCCTGCAGACCCTCTTTATATCTGGATTCTGATGAAGGCTTTCAGAAAGAGGGATATGAAATATCTTACCTTTGATACAATTGATTTAAAATACGATCTTCTCGATGATTTCCTTGAAAAGCTTCATTTTTTGGATAAATCAGCGGCAGGGAGCATTTCATCCGGCCTTGATTCGATATCCCGTGACAGGGATCAGTTTATAATAAATTCATTAATGGAGGAGGCAATCGCATCAAGCCAGATTGAAGGGGCAACAGTCACAAGAAAAATTGCAAAAAGGATGCTTCGTGAAAAGAGGAAACCAGTCAACAAGGACGAGCGGATGATTCTTAACAACTATATCACGATGAAAGAGATCATCAAAATAAAAAATCAGGATCTAACTCCTGAACTTATTCTTAAAATTCATACCACTATTACCAGCGATACTCTCGATGATCCAAAAGATGAAGGGAGACTGAGGGACAACAATGAGATAAGAGTCTTTGATTTAAGGGGGAATATCCTGCACACTCCTCCGGATTTTAAGCTAATTGAAGAACTCATCGAAAAATTCTGTGAGTTTGCAAACAGTGACGATGAGCAGTTTATTCATCCGGTTATAAAAGGGATAATCCTTCATTTTTTGATAGGATATATCCATCCGTTCAATGATGGAAACGGCCGGTGTGCACGAAGTATTTTTTATTGGTATTTGCTCAGAAAAGATTACTGGCTCTTTAAATATATGGCTGTATCAAGAGCGATAAAGGATTCAAAAGGCCAGTACAAGATGGCATATCAGTATACGGAAAGTGATGAAAACGATCTCACATACTTTATCCGATACAATCTTGCAGCAGTAAAAACCGCAGTCGACAACATTCTGAAGTATATCGAGAAAAAACAGAGAGAAAGCATACAGGGATTAAAAATTCTTCAGGACAGTGACGGACTGAATCTTCGCCAGGCAGAAATAATCAAATCCCTCATAAAAAGCCCGGATAAACCAATAACAATTAAAGAGATTATTGAGACATACCACGTAGCCTATGCAACAGCTAGAAATGATCTCTTCCATCTCGAAAAATCCGGGTATTTATTAAAACAGAAATCAGGAAAGGAGTATATTTTCATATTCAGGGGGTTGAAAAAAGAATGA
- a CDS encoding glycosyltransferase → MTQPVLTVAILVYNDVMALKLAVPKSLEVLNIMDVPYEILIVEDASTDGSYEVATEFASHPMIRLNHSDIRRGKGGALNDAVLDSRGSIFCFYDVDLSTDLIHLPDLVGLVQKNADIAIGSRMIAGSQVIRNNKRNLSSSIFNFLVRFLLRSEIKDHQCGFKAFKKDKLMKILPCVSSKKWTWDTEILVLAQKKGYIIEEIPVNWTETGKTNLCFKDTFEMGIFVLKFALRMHQFKCIE, encoded by the coding sequence ATGACTCAACCAGTTCTTACTGTGGCTATACTCGTATATAACGATGTAATGGCACTTAAATTGGCTGTACCAAAATCTCTTGAAGTACTAAATATAATGGATGTACCATATGAAATTCTGATTGTTGAGGATGCAAGTACTGACGGTAGTTATGAAGTAGCAACTGAATTTGCCAGTCATCCTATGATCCGTTTAAATCATAGCGACATTCGCAGAGGAAAGGGAGGTGCTTTAAATGATGCAGTTTTAGATTCAAGAGGTAGTATCTTTTGTTTTTATGATGTAGATTTATCGACTGATCTTATACATCTTCCTGATCTGGTAGGGTTAGTACAAAAAAATGCAGATATTGCTATTGGATCACGTATGATTGCCGGAAGCCAGGTTATACGCAACAATAAAAGAAACCTATCCAGTTCAATATTTAATTTTCTTGTTCGTTTTCTGTTAAGAAGTGAAATAAAAGATCATCAGTGTGGCTTTAAAGCATTTAAAAAAGATAAGCTAATGAAAATTCTTCCTTGTGTTTCTTCAAAAAAATGGACGTGGGATACTGAAATATTGGTACTTGCACAAAAAAAAGGATATATTATTGAGGAAATTCCGGTAAATTGGACAGAAACGGGTAAAACAAATCTTTGTTTTAAGGATACTTTTGAAATGGGCATATTTGTCCTTAAATTTGCATTGAGAATGCATCAATTTAAATGTATAGAATAG
- a CDS encoding ABC transporter ATP-binding protein, producing the protein MTKSVPSDPQNSPPLLDFHNITVLRDEKKVLDSVSLKVGAGEHIAVLGPNGSGKSSFIRTITRENYPLLKKDMRFKILGEEVWHVSDLRENLGIVSADLQFTFTRNTTGRDVILSGFFSSIGLFFHHDVTAEMNNKADEIISFLDISELQNRPMRNLSTGEQRRFLIGRALVHEPKALVLDEPASGLDLFALHRFRDTIRKIAQSGTGIIMVTHNLHDIIPEISRVVLMKNGRFFMDGKKEDILTDEIIGGLFDVPLKIKEEDGWYYATGY; encoded by the coding sequence ATGACAAAATCTGTGCCTTCAGACCCCCAAAATTCCCCGCCTCTCTTAGACTTTCACAACATAACTGTTCTTAGGGATGAAAAAAAAGTCCTGGATTCAGTATCTTTAAAAGTCGGCGCCGGTGAGCATATAGCAGTTTTAGGTCCGAACGGTTCGGGGAAGTCCTCATTTATAAGAACAATAACACGTGAAAACTACCCCTTACTCAAAAAAGACATGCGGTTTAAAATCCTCGGAGAGGAGGTATGGCATGTATCTGATTTAAGAGAAAACTTAGGCATTGTTTCAGCCGATCTTCAGTTCACATTCACCCGCAACACAACCGGCCGCGATGTCATATTATCCGGTTTTTTCTCAAGCATCGGCCTTTTCTTTCATCATGATGTTACAGCAGAAATGAACAATAAAGCTGATGAAATAATCAGTTTTCTAGACATTAGTGAGCTTCAAAACCGCCCTATGAGAAATTTGTCAACAGGTGAACAGAGGCGGTTTTTAATCGGGCGTGCACTTGTTCATGAACCTAAGGCTCTTGTTCTTGATGAGCCGGCATCCGGTCTTGATCTTTTTGCACTGCACAGGTTTAGGGATACAATCAGAAAGATAGCACAGTCAGGCACAGGCATAATTATGGTAACGCACAACCTCCATGACATAATTCCAGAAATATCAAGGGTTGTTCTGATGAAAAACGGCAGGTTTTTTATGGACGGAAAAAAAGAGGATATTTTAACTGACGAAATTATCGGAGGGCTCTTTGATGTACCTTTAAAAATTAAGGAAGAAGACGGCTGGTATTATGCAACAGGATACTAA
- the hisF gene encoding imidazole glycerol phosphate synthase subunit HisF: protein MTLTKRIIPCLDIKDGRVVKGTNFLGLRDAGDPVELAARYNEQGADEVVFLDITASKENRSALIDVIRRAADELFLPLTVGGGVSSVDDMHSLLRAGADKVSINTSGIKNPDLIRQGAEKFGNQCIVSAIDVRRNDNLSDDVTIISMPDGSECWYEVVIYGGSKQTGIDAVLWAKEAERLGCGEILLTSMETDGVKEGFDIPITSKIASEVKIPVIASGGVGKLEHFYDGFVYGHADACLAASVFHFGEMTVGDVKKYLADRGVPVRI from the coding sequence ATGACACTTACCAAAAGAATAATTCCATGCCTTGACATAAAAGACGGCCGTGTTGTAAAAGGCACAAATTTTCTCGGCCTTCGCGATGCAGGAGACCCGGTTGAACTTGCGGCCCGCTACAACGAACAGGGTGCAGATGAGGTTGTATTTTTAGACATCACAGCTTCAAAGGAGAACAGAAGTGCATTAATTGACGTAATCCGCCGTGCGGCTGATGAATTATTCCTTCCCTTAACAGTCGGAGGCGGAGTTAGTTCGGTTGATGATATGCACTCACTTCTTCGTGCCGGTGCAGATAAAGTCTCCATTAACACAAGCGGAATTAAAAATCCTGACCTTATAAGACAGGGAGCGGAGAAATTTGGAAACCAGTGTATTGTATCGGCAATTGATGTCAGGCGAAATGACAACCTTTCAGATGATGTCACTATAATTTCTATGCCGGATGGAAGTGAGTGCTGGTATGAGGTTGTTATCTACGGCGGAAGCAAACAGACCGGAATTGATGCGGTTTTATGGGCAAAAGAGGCTGAAAGACTCGGCTGTGGAGAAATTCTGTTAACTTCCATGGAGACAGACGGAGTTAAGGAAGGATTTGATATACCAATTACATCCAAAATCGCATCAGAGGTTAAAATTCCTGTCATCGCTTCAGGCGGTGTTGGAAAATTAGAGCACTTCTATGACGGTTTTGTATACGGACATGCGGACGCTTGTCTTGCCGCATCAGTTTTTCATTTCGGAGAGATGACTGTAGGAGATGTCAAAAAATACCTCGCAGATAGAGGAGTTCCTGTCAGAATTTAA
- a CDS encoding MarR family winged helix-turn-helix transcriptional regulator: MSKKIQNDDFSQISEKWIRILNKIDSEEKTPGDFGTGDLLHRSEIHTVMAIGDNPGINVTNLSENLGISKSAISQMIKKLERKKLIEKFIEPENKKEIRLFLSPKGKIAYLGHEQHHAKIFAKMHSKMSSLESSELKLILRFLSAVEETFDECEKERI; encoded by the coding sequence ATGAGTAAAAAAATTCAGAATGATGACTTTTCACAAATATCTGAAAAATGGATAAGAATTTTAAATAAAATTGATTCAGAAGAAAAAACTCCCGGAGATTTTGGTACAGGAGATCTTCTTCACCGCTCTGAGATTCATACAGTTATGGCAATAGGGGACAACCCCGGAATAAATGTGACTAATCTTTCTGAAAATCTTGGAATTTCAAAAAGTGCCATATCACAGATGATAAAAAAGCTTGAGCGAAAAAAACTTATTGAGAAATTTATTGAACCGGAGAATAAAAAAGAGATAAGGCTTTTTTTATCTCCTAAAGGAAAAATTGCATATCTTGGGCATGAACAGCATCATGCAAAGATATTTGCAAAGATGCATAGTAAAATGAGTAGCCTTGAAAGTTCTGAGCTTAAATTGATTTTAAGGTTTTTATCAGCTGTTGAAGAGACTTTTGATGAATGCGAAAAAGAGAGGATTTAA